A single region of the Vicia villosa cultivar HV-30 ecotype Madison, WI linkage group LG4, Vvil1.0, whole genome shotgun sequence genome encodes:
- the LOC131599727 gene encoding uncharacterized protein LOC131599727 → MTSSYEEIRLKRIAENKKKLEALNLPKLSQSLHKSSSSSSKPSSSVKVRPRFVQPGELEVNKKRLRSTSTRKSSITPPPIETTIIPPPIKTVITPAPIQPEKDVMVEDEDEDDVVGDEIEDDVEEDEAEDVVVGDEAEDVMVEDGIGDIVKVAKSVYWDVNVINEEGYVSNTRLCVKDLVAKSLESDGTWIMLEFDKDHCAIGPASGLLAGYLGVIVRMFKDFPIMFESWRDIPLDTKTKFYDSKIKRHFLVDDGRDKEFVLASAARKWKDGRHHLFRRFYKWDLTLEENLQNYPKCRGILKNDWAIFVQYRRKEKTQKIAQKNAQNRAKLKAPHTLGSKSLARKKHELELRDGRTYSRGEMYAVSHKKSDGTFVNEDAYNNNEKLEAAIKDSVSENEAFQKVFGKEKHGYVRSMGLGVTPSQINRSTISASSAENKKIKEMQEEINALKEKNSKIDELMEAIALLTQRDNAKTKEIELLMQMQNSSGRQGLESPADGRRSSESSYHIADNGSTRKTN, encoded by the exons ATGACTTCATCGTATGAGGAAATTCGCCTCAAAAGAATTGCAGAGAATAAGAAAAAGCTGGAGGCTCTCAATCTTCCTAAACTCTCTCAATCCCTTCACAAATCATCTTCGTCTTCTTCCAAACCATCATCT TCTGTGAAGGTTCGTCCGAGGTTTGTACAACCTGGAGAGCTTGAAGTAAACAAGAAGCGCTTACGTTCAACTTCAACTCGCAAGTCGTCAATAACCCCTCCACCAATCGAAACTACAATAATTCCTCCGCCAATCAAAACTGTAATAACCCCTGCACCTATCCAACCTGAAAAAGATGTTATGGTAGAAgatgaggatgaagatgatgtgGTGGGAGATGAGATTGAAGATGATGtggaagaagatgaggctgaagaTGTTGTGGTAGGAGATGAGGCTGAAGATGTTATGGTAGAAGATGGGATTGGAGATATTGTTAAAGTGGCTAAATCTGTGTATTGGGATGTAAATGTCATCA ATGAGGAGGGTTATGTTTCGAACACACGTTTATGTGTGAAAGACTTGGTTGCGAAATCATTAGAGTCTGATGGAACATGGATAATGCTTGAATTCGATAAGGATCATTGTGCAATAGGACCAGCTTCTGGTTTGTTAGCAGGGTATTTGGGTGTAATTGTTAGAATGTTTAAAGACTTTCCCATTATGTTTGAGAGTTGGAGGGATATTCCATTGGATACAAAAACAAAGTTTTatgattcaaagataaag cGCCATTTTCTTGTTGATGATGGGCGTGACAAAGAATTCGTACTTGCTTCTGCTGCAAGGAAATGGAAGGATGGCCGACATCATTTGTTTCGCCGATTTTATAAATGGGATCTCACTTTGGAGGAAAATCTTCAAAATTATCCAAAATGCAGAGGAATTCTGAAAAACGATTGGGCTATTTTTGTTCAATATAGGCGAAAAGAAAAAACACAG AAAATAGCCCAAAAAAATGCTCAAAATAGAGCAAAATTGAAGGCTCCGCATACACTCGGATCTAAGTCGCTTGCAAGGAAGAAACATGAGTTG gaATTGAGAGATGGACGAACATACAGCAGAGGAGAAATGTATGCAGTTTCTCATAAAAAATCTGACGGGACTTTTGTCAATGAAGATGCATACAACAATAAT GAAAAATTAGAAGCTGCAATTAAGGATTCCGTGTCTGAAAATGAGGCATTTCAAAAagtttttggaaaagaaaaacaTGGATATGTTCGTAGTATGGGGCTTGGAGTTACGCCATCTCAGATTAATAGATCTACGATATCAGCATCTTctgcagaaaataaaaaaataaaggaaatgcaaGAAGAAATTAATGCACTTAAAGAAAAGAATTCAAAAATTGATGAACTGATGGAGGCAATCGCACTCTTAACGCAAAGGGACAATGCTAAGACAAAAGAAATTGAACTCTTAATGCAAATGCAAAATTCTAGTGGAAGACAG GGATTGGAATCACCCGCTGATGGTAGACGTTCATCTGAGTCTAGCTACCATATTGCAGATAATGGATCAACAAGAAAGACAAATTAG
- the LOC131597927 gene encoding uncharacterized protein LOC131597927 gives MANNRSNRQKNALTCRTNRYLGKLKSHVRNKAKPEGSIAEGYRFEEILTFCSRYLENIETRWNQPGRVDDDPIGDIQTSSRVAELFPRVGKPVGGSSYYTLTPIEKLQAHRHVLTNCPIVDDYLKQFRSITQNQMRRSQRSAAEIDKKVHKEFSNWFHNRICNNLDNLHGPYKDVLISLAHGPVDIVKRFTAFNVNGFKFRTLERDNLLKTQNSGVFGMFGTRSYSRNSDTQMRFGGVPYYGRLVDIIVLSYDGFTVPMFKCEWANTTNPRGIKIDKLGFTSINFARLLHTGEHEDNEPYIQASEAQMVFYVDDESEQGWSIPVHLKPRDLYDMGGNDEIMTPIEPYPSQDLEQIFSNDDLGTSAANADNN, from the exons ATGGCCAATAATAGATCAAACAGGCAGAAAAATGCTTTGACGTGTAGAACAAACAG GTACTTGGGAAAACTTAAATCGCATGTACGTAATAAGGCGAAACCAGAAGGTTCTATTGCAGAAGGATACCGTTTTGAAGAGATTCTTACATTTTGTTCAAGATATCTAGAAAACATTGAGACTAGATGGAATCAACCTGGACGTGTAGATGATGACCCTATTGGTGATATCCAAACAAGTTCACGTGTAGCAGAATTATTTCCTAGAGTTGGAAAACCTGTGGGTGGATCTTCATATTACACCCTAACACCAATTGAAAAGTTGCAGGCTCATAGACACGTTTTAACGAATTGTCCAATAGTTGACGACTATCTAAA GCAGTTCCGAAGTATTACTCAAAACCAAATGAGGCGCAGTCAAAGAAGTGCTGCTGAGATAGACAAGAAGGTTCATAAAGAGTTTTCTAATTGGTTCCACAATCGT ATTTGCAACAATCTTGACAACCTTCATGGACCCTATAAAGATGTTCTCATTAGTCTTGCTCATGGACCTGTTGATATAGTTAAAAGATTTACTGCGTTCAATGTCAATGGATTCAAATTTCGAACGTTGGAACGAGATAATCTTTTAAAAACTCAAAACAGTGGAGTTTTTGGCATGTTTGGAACACGAAGTTATTCAAGAAATAGTGATACCCAGATGAGATTTGGAGGGGTACCTTACTATGGAAGATTAGTAGACATTATTGTGCTTTCCTATGATGGTTTCACAGTGCCCATGTTTAAATGTGAATGGGCTAATACCACAAACCCAAGAGGCATTAAGATAGATAAGTTGGGTTTTACCTCTATAAACTTTGCAAGACTACTACATACTGGAGAACATGAAGATAATGAGCCATACATTCAAGCGTCAGAAGCTCAGATGGTTTTTTATGTGGATGATGAGAGTGAACAAGGATGGAGCATACCTGTTCATTTGAAGCCAAGAGACTTGTATGACATGGGTGGAAATGATGAAATTATGACACCCATTGAGCCATATCCATCACAAGATTTGGAACAAATTTTTTCGAATGATGATCTTGGAACTTCAGCAGCAAATGCTGACAATAATTAA
- the LOC131595269 gene encoding glucan endo-1,3-beta-glucosidase, which translates to MASFFARTMRFSLASLFLLGVFTVNLIPTADAQIGVCYGMMGNNLPPANEVIALYKANNIKRMRLYDPNQPALNALRDSGIELILGIPNSDLQTLATNQDSARQWVQRNVLNFYPSVKIKYIAVGNEVSPVGGSSWLAQYVLPATQNVYQAIRAQGLHDQIKVTTAIDMTLIGNSFPPSKGSFRSDVRSYLDPFIGYLVYAGAPLLVNVYPYFSHVGNPRDISLPYALFTSPSVMVQDGPNGYQNLFDAMLDSVHAALDNTGIGWVNVVVSESGWPSDGGAATSYDNARIYLDNLIRHVGKGTPRRPWATEAYIFAMFDENQKSPELEKHFGVFYPNKQKKYPFGFGGERRSGEIVEGDFNGTVSLKSDM; encoded by the exons ATGGCTTCTTTCTTTGCTAGAACCATGAGATTTTCTCTGGCTTCACTGTTTCTACTCGGAGTTTTCACAGTAAACCTTATTCCCACAGCAG ATGCTCAAATAGGCGTATGCTATGGCATGATGGGAAACAACCTACCACCAGCAAACGAAGTCATAGCTCTCTACAAAGCAAACAACATCAAAAGAATGCGTCTCTATGATCCCAACCAACCTGCTCTAAACGCCTTACGAGACTCCGGCATCGAACTCATCCTCGGCATACCAAACTCCGATCTGCAAACCCTAGCCACAAACCAAGACAGCGCACGTCAATGGGTTCAAAGAAACGTTCTAAACTTCTACCCTAGTGTCAAAATCAAGTACATAGCAGTTGGTAACGAAGTGAGTCCAGTTGGAGGATCTTCATGGCTAGCACAGTACGTCCTCCCCGCAACACAGAACGTATACCAAGCCATAAGAGCTCAAGGTCTCCATGATCAAATCAAGGTTACTACAGCTATAGACATGACCCTTATTGGAAACTCTTTCCCTCCATCTAAAGGCTCTTTCAGAAGTGATGTTAGGTCATACCTAGATCCTTTCATTGGTTACTTGGTTTACGCAGGAGCGCCTTTACTTGTTAATGTTTATCCTTATTTTAGCCACGTTGGTAATCCGCGCGATATATCGCTACCTTATGCGCTTTTCACTTCTCCTAGTGTTATGGTGCAAGATGGACCAAATGGTTATCAGAACCTGTTTGATGCTATGCTGGATTCTGTGCATGCAGCATTGGATAACACTGGAATTGGTTGGGTGAATGTTGTTGTTTCTGAGAGTGGTTGGCCTTCGGATGGAGGCGCTGCTACTTCGTATGATAACGCGCGAATTTATCTCGATAATTTGATTCGTCATGTTGGGAAAGGTACTCCTAGAAGGCCTTGGGCTACTGAGGCTTATATTTTTGCTATGTTTGATGAGAATCAGAAGAGTCCTGAATTGGAGAAACATTTTGGTGTGTTTTATCCTAATAAACAGAAGAAGTATCCATTTGGATTTGGTGGAGAAAGAAGGAGTGGGGAAATTGTTGAGGGGGATTTCAATGGAACTGTTTCTCTTAAGAGTGATATGTAA